A stretch of Roseovarius sp. M141 DNA encodes these proteins:
- a CDS encoding Xaa-Pro peptidase family protein, which yields MFTQRLSDFQAKLAAANIDVALITDDDNVYYLTGYYDYLHMEFGRPTILVVSSDGGSLLITPTIDLNSAQSAAHVGRIAPWNDGMCSEWREELPAALSGRGRVAIEPDHMPPLVRAYVNELVHQGRISSATPLLAEMRMIKSPEELQMARHAGQVANAMMAAGRAAIGDGVPEFEVAIATSQAGTRKAAELLSAHYDDADMSPNTHFLQIMASGGDITKTHHRASTRVMRHGEPVFLCFCGMTNFHRFKLGFDRTFWIGEIADKDQAAVYEVAVASQKAALAAMRPGVSAESVHVAYAKVIQEAGFEYPFRCGRATGFSFLEKPQLVTGDTTILQPGMVLAVDGSVSVDTFRAQVGDSFIITETGYERITDHPKALDEVII from the coding sequence ATGTTCACTCAAAGACTGTCCGATTTTCAAGCCAAGTTGGCCGCGGCCAATATCGATGTCGCGTTGATCACCGATGATGACAACGTTTATTATCTGACCGGGTATTACGACTATCTTCATATGGAGTTCGGGCGCCCAACCATTCTGGTGGTGTCCAGCGATGGCGGGAGCCTGCTGATCACCCCGACGATCGATCTGAATTCTGCCCAATCCGCAGCCCATGTGGGCCGGATCGCGCCGTGGAATGACGGGATGTGCAGTGAATGGCGCGAGGAACTGCCAGCCGCGCTGTCGGGCAGGGGTCGCGTCGCGATCGAGCCGGACCACATGCCGCCGCTGGTGCGCGCCTATGTGAACGAGCTTGTGCATCAGGGTAGAATTTCCAGCGCCACGCCGCTGCTTGCCGAAATGCGGATGATCAAATCGCCCGAGGAACTGCAGATGGCGCGCCATGCGGGGCAGGTCGCAAATGCAATGATGGCGGCGGGTCGCGCCGCGATAGGGGATGGCGTGCCGGAGTTCGAGGTTGCCATCGCCACGTCGCAGGCCGGCACCCGCAAGGCGGCTGAGCTGTTGTCGGCGCATTACGACGATGCCGACATGTCGCCCAACACGCATTTCCTGCAAATCATGGCGTCGGGCGGGGATATCACCAAGACCCATCACCGCGCGTCGACCCGCGTGATGCGCCATGGCGAGCCGGTATTCCTGTGCTTTTGCGGGATGACGAATTTTCACCGGTTCAAGCTGGGCTTTGACCGGACCTTCTGGATTGGTGAAATCGCGGACAAGGATCAGGCCGCCGTCTACGAGGTGGCCGTGGCCAGCCAGAAGGCCGCGTTGGCCGCGATGCGTCCGGGTGTCAGCGCCGAAAGCGTGCACGTCGCCTATGCCAAGGTCATTCAGGAGGCCGGGTTCGAGTATCCGTTCCGCTGCGGTCGCGCGACCGGTTTCAGCTTTCTGGAAAAGCCACAGCTGGTCACTGGCGACACCACGATCCTACAGCCGGGCATGGTGCTGGCGGTCGATGGGTCGGTCTCGGTCGACACGTTCCGCGCGCAGGTCGGAGACAGCTTTATCATTACCGAAACCGGATACGAGCGGATAACGGATCACCCCAAGGCATTGGACGAGGTGATCATCTGA
- a CDS encoding LysR family transcriptional regulator, which produces MKNYRRSLPPLDYFLFFEAVARTGSFTRAAEELSVSQAAVSKRLKQLEDLLGFALVLRSGRRISLTANGRKLATVASESLEFLNVGLTQIRSTAADEKLSLAANVAVSQFWLTPRINEYLLGRDAVPITLTASDKDSDLFGADNNGLIFYGSDIPSGWEGTRLFEEIWMPLVAPALQHVVPADATLLDFDKLTLKWINWSNFAAITGHDTLNGAGRVNLGSYGSTLDAAIRGKGIALGCPDVLQYEIEAGRLHPLEGYGLRTGRSYFLIWRAGTMTPRVRDLLCQIVGFPI; this is translated from the coding sequence ATGAAAAACTATCGCCGCTCTCTTCCCCCGCTCGACTACTTCCTGTTCTTCGAGGCGGTTGCCCGCACCGGAAGCTTTACCCGCGCCGCAGAGGAACTGAGCGTAAGCCAGGCCGCGGTCAGTAAACGGTTGAAACAACTCGAAGACCTGCTGGGTTTCGCCCTTGTGCTGCGCAGCGGCAGGCGCATTTCGCTGACGGCCAATGGCAGAAAACTGGCGACTGTAGCGTCAGAATCCCTCGAGTTCCTGAATGTGGGCCTGACGCAGATTCGCAGCACCGCCGCCGACGAGAAACTGTCACTGGCCGCGAACGTCGCGGTCAGCCAGTTCTGGTTGACCCCTAGAATCAACGAATATCTCTTGGGCCGCGATGCGGTTCCGATCACCCTGACGGCGTCGGACAAGGACTCCGACCTGTTTGGCGCCGACAATAACGGACTTATATTCTACGGCTCTGACATTCCTTCAGGTTGGGAAGGAACACGTCTGTTCGAAGAAATATGGATGCCTTTGGTTGCACCCGCGCTGCAACATGTCGTCCCGGCCGACGCAACGCTGCTCGATTTTGACAAACTGACACTGAAGTGGATCAACTGGTCCAACTTTGCCGCGATCACCGGGCATGACACCTTGAACGGTGCCGGGCGGGTAAATCTGGGCTCTTACGGCAGCACGCTGGATGCGGCAATTCGCGGCAAGGGAATCGCCCTCGGGTGTCCGGACGTTCTGCAATACGAAATCGAGGCAGGTCGGCTGCACCCTCTGGAGGGCTATGGGCTGCGCACCGGGCGATCCTATTTTCTGATCTGGCGCGCAGGCACCATGACCCCGCGTGTCCGCGACCTGTTATGTCAGATCGTCGGCTTTCCGATCTGA
- a CDS encoding Lrp/AsnC family transcriptional regulator: MDEKDLEILKLVQSNSRLTADALGHEIGLSPPAVQKRLKRLRSNGAIEKEIALLSPSKLGREMTVIVQVVLERENRVHLENFKRKMRNAAAVQQCYYTTGEADLVLIVVVENIKEYEQFTQEFFFDESNVTRFTSSVVMDRVKVSLDIL; encoded by the coding sequence ATGGATGAAAAAGACCTCGAAATTCTCAAGCTCGTACAGTCCAACTCCCGCCTCACCGCTGACGCACTGGGGCATGAGATCGGGTTGTCGCCGCCGGCGGTCCAGAAGCGTCTGAAGAGGCTGCGTAGTAACGGCGCGATCGAAAAGGAGATCGCGCTACTATCCCCGTCCAAACTCGGGCGCGAGATGACGGTGATCGTGCAGGTCGTTCTTGAACGCGAAAATCGCGTTCACCTCGAGAACTTCAAACGCAAGATGCGAAATGCCGCAGCGGTCCAGCAATGCTATTACACCACCGGGGAGGCTGATCTTGTCCTGATCGTCGTTGTGGAAAACATCAAGGAATATGAACAGTTTACTCAGGAGTTTTTCTTCGATGAATCCAACGTCACCAGGTTCACGTCTTCTGTTGTCATGGACCGGGTCAAGGTTTCTCTCGATATATTGTAA
- a CDS encoding sarcosine oxidase subunit beta family protein → MTRFSAWNVFWNGMTGQKGWDRQWRDATPKAHYDVVVIGGGLHGLATAYYLAKNHGIHNVAVLEKGWIGGGNAGRNTTIVRSNYAQPGNREFYEHSLKLWENLSHELNYNVMFSQRSHIALLHSPGAVDGAARNYNTMRRTGAPDAEIWGLPQLKATVPHLNYSADARFPIMGAAVQKRAGTARHDAVVWGYARAADQRGVDVIQNCEVTGITREAGRITTIQTSRGPIMAGKVALSVAGNTSRLWGMAGLGRLPIESHKLQAFVSEPLKPLLDQVVVFGMGGAHFYISQSDKGGMVFGGDLDWYKSYAQRGNLPIVQDVAEAAMSVLPCLGRVKLLRHWAGVVDMSMDGSHFLCKTPLDNLYLNAGWNYGGFKASPAAGWYLADLVANDRPDEKIRNFDLKRFERGLQIDERGAGPDPKLHG, encoded by the coding sequence ATGACGCGGTTTTCTGCATGGAACGTGTTCTGGAACGGGATGACCGGTCAGAAAGGGTGGGATCGCCAGTGGCGCGACGCCACCCCAAAGGCGCATTACGACGTGGTGGTTATCGGCGGCGGGCTGCACGGGCTGGCGACGGCGTATTATCTGGCCAAAAACCATGGCATCCATAACGTTGCGGTTCTCGAAAAGGGCTGGATTGGCGGCGGTAACGCCGGGCGTAACACCACCATCGTGCGGTCCAACTACGCCCAGCCCGGAAACCGAGAATTCTACGAACATTCTCTGAAGCTATGGGAAAACCTCAGCCATGAGTTGAACTACAACGTCATGTTCAGCCAACGCTCGCATATCGCGTTGCTGCACAGCCCGGGCGCCGTGGACGGGGCCGCCCGAAACTATAACACAATGCGCCGGACTGGTGCGCCGGATGCCGAGATATGGGGTCTGCCGCAGTTGAAGGCGACCGTGCCGCATCTGAATTACAGCGCCGATGCGCGTTTTCCAATCATGGGCGCCGCAGTCCAGAAACGCGCCGGAACCGCCCGCCACGATGCGGTGGTCTGGGGCTATGCCCGCGCGGCGGATCAGCGCGGCGTCGATGTCATCCAGAATTGCGAGGTGACAGGTATCACCCGCGAGGCAGGCCGGATCACGACGATTCAGACGTCGCGCGGGCCGATCATGGCGGGCAAGGTTGCGCTGTCGGTGGCGGGCAACACGTCGCGCCTGTGGGGCATGGCGGGGCTGGGTCGGCTGCCGATCGAATCCCACAAGTTGCAGGCGTTCGTGTCCGAGCCTCTTAAACCGCTGCTCGATCAGGTTGTGGTCTTTGGCATGGGCGGCGCGCATTTCTACATCTCCCAGTCCGACAAGGGCGGGATGGTTTTCGGGGGCGATCTGGACTGGTATAAATCCTACGCCCAAAGGGGCAATCTGCCCATCGTGCAGGATGTCGCCGAAGCTGCAATGTCGGTTCTGCCGTGTCTTGGACGGGTCAAGCTGCTGCGGCACTGGGCCGGGGTCGTCGACATGTCGATGGATGGCTCGCATTTCCTGTGCAAGACGCCGCTGGACAATCTCTATCTCAATGCCGGCTGGAACTATGGCGGGTTCAAGGCCAGCCCCGCGGCGGGGTGGTATCTGGCGGATCTGGTCGCCAATGACCGGCCAGATGAAAAGATCAGGAATTTCGACCTGAAACGTTTTGAGCGCGGTCTTCAGATCGACGAGCGCGGCGCCGGGCCAGACCCGAAATTGCACGGATAA
- a CDS encoding transporter substrate-binding domain-containing protein has translation MNFKLTKTCITAGLLLATSTLSALAGPLMDRIEAGEPIRIGFSNIPVFGFPDENGTPKGFVNEITLGILNEMGYTDVEATVTEWGGLIPGLKANRYDIITGGMYILGARCENIAFSEPIAKTGDSFLVPAGNPKGLNNYKDILAAEGSILAMYSGANTVEASRNEGLSDAQMMQLPGPTETLAAMQGGRADAAALTSFEAVYLAEQSDGKFEATDPNALPEWTQNWVGIGFRDADADFIEKFNAARTAYLGSDAMMEAMKQYGYVEANLPVDTTTEWACANR, from the coding sequence ATGAACTTCAAACTTACCAAGACCTGCATTACCGCCGGTCTGTTGCTGGCGACATCGACACTATCGGCTTTGGCTGGTCCGCTGATGGATCGGATCGAAGCGGGAGAGCCGATCCGCATTGGCTTTTCCAACATTCCGGTGTTCGGCTTTCCGGATGAAAATGGCACCCCCAAGGGGTTCGTAAATGAGATCACCTTGGGTATTCTGAATGAAATGGGATACACCGATGTCGAGGCGACAGTCACCGAATGGGGTGGGTTGATCCCGGGTCTCAAGGCCAATCGCTATGACATCATCACCGGCGGCATGTATATCCTTGGAGCGCGCTGTGAGAACATCGCCTTCTCCGAGCCGATCGCCAAAACCGGTGATTCCTTCCTTGTGCCTGCGGGCAACCCGAAAGGGCTGAACAACTACAAGGATATCCTGGCCGCCGAAGGCTCTATATTGGCGATGTATTCCGGCGCAAATACGGTCGAAGCCTCCCGCAACGAAGGTCTGAGCGACGCGCAGATGATGCAATTGCCCGGACCTACCGAGACGCTGGCCGCGATGCAGGGCGGGCGCGCGGATGCGGCTGCGCTGACGTCCTTCGAGGCGGTCTATCTGGCCGAGCAATCAGACGGCAAGTTCGAAGCAACCGATCCGAACGCGCTTCCGGAGTGGACCCAAAACTGGGTCGGAATCGGCTTTCGCGACGCAGACGCAGATTTCATCGAAAAATTCAACGCTGCCAGAACCGCCTACCTCGGCTCGGATGCGATGATGGAAGCGATGAAGCAATACGGCTACGTGGAAGCCAACCTGCCGGTTGATACGACCACCGAATGGGCCTGTGCAAATCGCTGA
- the ehuA gene encoding ectoine/hydroxyectoine ABC transporter ATP-binding protein EhuA translates to MQDMSGYPLEITGNPPPMVSFRNVRKAYGALVVLDDLDLDVAAGEMVSIIGPSGSGKTTVLRMLMTLEQINSGCIYVDGKPLTHMPRKGQLVPANQRHLRDRRADIGMCFQHFNLFPHMTALENCMEGPVQVLGMPKAEARDRSEELLEMVGMIHKKDQHPARLSGGQQQRVAIARALAMRPKVMLFDEVTSALDPEVIGEVTEVIRKLVSEHNLTMLMVTHQMGFARDISDRVCFFYGGKIEEQGPPSQIFGSPQRERTQQFLSAVKEAI, encoded by the coding sequence ATGCAAGATATGTCCGGCTATCCGTTGGAAATTACAGGTAATCCGCCGCCGATGGTCAGCTTTCGCAATGTGCGCAAGGCTTATGGCGCGCTGGTCGTTCTGGATGATCTCGATCTTGACGTGGCAGCGGGCGAAATGGTTTCGATCATTGGCCCGTCAGGCTCGGGCAAGACGACTGTCCTGCGCATGCTGATGACTCTTGAGCAGATCAACAGCGGGTGTATCTATGTCGATGGAAAGCCGCTGACCCACATGCCCCGCAAAGGTCAGTTGGTGCCGGCCAACCAGCGCCATCTGCGCGATCGGCGTGCCGATATCGGCATGTGTTTTCAGCACTTCAATCTGTTCCCCCACATGACCGCGTTGGAAAACTGCATGGAAGGTCCGGTGCAGGTGCTGGGCATGCCAAAGGCCGAGGCGCGTGATCGCTCCGAGGAATTGCTGGAAATGGTCGGCATGATCCACAAAAAGGATCAGCACCCTGCGCGCCTGTCCGGCGGACAACAGCAACGTGTGGCAATCGCTCGCGCGCTGGCGATGCGACCCAAGGTGATGTTGTTCGACGAGGTGACATCGGCGCTCGATCCCGAAGTGATCGGAGAGGTGACGGAGGTCATTCGCAAGCTGGTGTCCGAGCATAACCTGACCATGTTGATGGTCACGCACCAGATGGGGTTCGCGCGCGATATCTCGGACCGGGTCTGCTTTTTCTATGGCGGCAAAATTGAAGAGCAAGGCCCGCCATCGCAGATTTTCGGCAGCCCGCAACGGGAACGCACACAGCAATTTCTGAGCGCGGTCAAGGAAGCGATCTGA
- a CDS encoding lytic transglycosylase domain-containing protein — MRSITVLSTAFLLVAGFVGPASAAACGNNSGGFNAWKAAFAQQAANAGVGQRGLNALAQAQYASSTIAADRNQKSFKYTLNKFMKIRGADTIVAQGRKRKARDAAFYQSLEARYGVPAGILIAIHGMETGFGGFMGDSAVVSAITTLAYDCRRSDFFKPHAIGALKLVDIGSITGSTKGAKHGELGHTQFLPGNALRYGVDANGDGRIDLYNQADALASTANFLRQKGWKPGAGYGEGQTNFGVIRQWNAAGVYQKAIAIMAARIDG, encoded by the coding sequence ATGCGTTCCATAACAGTTCTTTCCACAGCATTTCTTTTGGTGGCCGGTTTTGTCGGCCCGGCGTCGGCAGCTGCATGCGGCAACAATTCCGGTGGCTTCAACGCGTGGAAGGCAGCCTTCGCACAACAGGCTGCGAATGCCGGTGTCGGGCAGCGCGGATTGAACGCCCTTGCGCAAGCGCAATATGCCTCCAGCACCATCGCTGCAGACCGCAATCAAAAGTCGTTCAAATACACGCTGAACAAGTTCATGAAAATCCGAGGGGCAGACACGATCGTGGCCCAAGGCCGCAAGCGCAAGGCCCGCGATGCGGCCTTTTACCAATCACTTGAAGCCCGCTACGGTGTGCCCGCAGGTATCCTGATTGCGATCCATGGGATGGAAACGGGGTTTGGCGGGTTCATGGGCGACAGTGCGGTCGTATCGGCCATCACGACCCTCGCCTATGATTGCCGCCGGTCAGATTTCTTCAAGCCGCATGCCATTGGCGCGCTGAAGCTGGTCGATATCGGCTCCATTACCGGATCCACCAAAGGGGCAAAACACGGCGAGCTTGGCCATACCCAGTTCCTGCCCGGCAATGCGCTACGCTACGGCGTCGACGCCAATGGCGATGGGCGGATTGATCTCTATAATCAGGCCGACGCGCTGGCCTCCACCGCGAATTTCCTGCGTCAAAAAGGCTGGAAACCGGGTGCCGGATACGGCGAAGGTCAGACCAACTTTGGCGTGATCAGGCAGTGGAATGCCGCTGGCGTCTATCAAAAGGCCATTGCCATCATGGCCGCCCGAATCGACGGCTAG
- the ehuD gene encoding ectoine/hydroxyectoine ABC transporter permease subunit EhuD, with amino-acid sequence MFDWNWEFAWEILPRLLVATGNTLMAAGAGYGIALVLGLVLALGQRTPSRTLTFVVRELVEFIRSTPLLLQIFFVFFVGPQFGLRLSPWTSGMIAIGLHYACYLSEVYRGGIESVQRGQWEAATALNLTTMQTYRRVVIPQAIPPALAGMGNYLVGIFKDTPMLSVIGVAELVHTANAIGSEHYRFLEPLTLVGLIFLAISLPAAGLIRLFEGYVRRKLGM; translated from the coding sequence ATGTTTGACTGGAATTGGGAATTTGCCTGGGAAATTCTGCCGCGTTTGCTGGTGGCTACCGGCAACACGTTGATGGCAGCGGGCGCAGGTTATGGCATCGCCCTCGTGCTGGGTCTGGTTCTGGCTCTGGGTCAGCGGACACCTTCGCGCACGCTGACCTTCGTGGTGCGGGAACTGGTCGAGTTCATTCGTTCGACGCCGCTTCTGCTGCAAATCTTCTTCGTCTTCTTTGTGGGGCCGCAATTTGGTCTGAGGCTCAGCCCGTGGACGTCGGGGATGATCGCGATCGGGCTGCATTACGCCTGCTACCTGTCCGAGGTCTATCGCGGCGGTATCGAAAGCGTGCAGCGCGGCCAGTGGGAGGCGGCGACCGCCCTCAACCTGACGACGATGCAAACCTATCGGCGGGTCGTGATCCCGCAGGCGATCCCACCGGCCCTGGCCGGGATGGGGAACTATCTGGTCGGCATTTTCAAGGACACGCCGATGTTGTCCGTGATTGGCGTCGCAGAACTGGTTCATACGGCAAATGCCATCGGGTCCGAGCATTACCGTTTTCTCGAGCCGCTGACCTTGGTCGGGCTGATCTTCTTGGCGATATCGCTTCCGGCGGCCGGACTCATCCGGTTGTTCGAGGGCTATGTGCGCCGCAAATTGGGAATGTGA
- a CDS encoding sarcosine oxidase subunit delta has translation MIRIHCPFCGPRDHSEFSYGGDGSITYPALDAPMEDWHDAVFLRENICGVQTETWQHTQGCRMWLSIDRDTMTHEIHKVRPCHPGVKTLLRTEQ, from the coding sequence ATGATCAGAATACACTGTCCTTTCTGCGGCCCGCGCGACCATAGCGAATTCAGCTATGGCGGCGATGGATCGATCACCTATCCGGCGCTGGATGCACCTATGGAGGACTGGCACGATGCTGTTTTTCTGCGCGAAAACATCTGCGGTGTGCAGACCGAAACCTGGCAGCACACCCAAGGCTGCCGCATGTGGCTGTCGATTGATCGTGACACCATGACACACGAGATTCACAAGGTGCGCCCGTGCCACCCCGGCGTCAAGACATTGCTGAGGACAGAACAATGA
- the ehuC gene encoding ectoine/hydroxyectoine ABC transporter permease subunit EhuC yields the protein MTFVEFLSVYWPRLLSGTGITIAQFLIAAALGIAISLIMALLKLSGNRLLRSAAITYIEIFRGTSLLVQLYWIFFVLPLFGLSIEKFTAGYIAVGMNIGAYGAELVRGGILSVRKGQWEAALAINMSPAKRMWRIILPQALVNMLPSWGNLMIELLKATALVSLISVADLMYEAKQINGSTFLSAQVFGVALIIYYVLARFFVTPFMRWLERFMARKMGAM from the coding sequence ATGACCTTCGTAGAATTTCTCAGTGTTTACTGGCCAAGGCTGCTGTCGGGGACCGGGATCACCATCGCTCAGTTCCTGATTGCGGCCGCGCTGGGCATCGCAATTTCGCTGATCATGGCGCTGCTCAAGCTCTCGGGAAACCGGTTGCTGCGCAGTGCGGCGATTACCTATATCGAAATTTTTCGCGGGACCTCGCTTCTGGTACAGCTCTACTGGATCTTTTTCGTGCTGCCGCTTTTCGGTTTGAGCATCGAAAAGTTCACGGCTGGATATATTGCTGTCGGGATGAACATCGGTGCCTACGGCGCAGAGCTGGTGCGCGGCGGGATCCTGTCGGTCCGCAAGGGCCAGTGGGAAGCGGCGCTGGCAATCAACATGAGTCCGGCCAAACGGATGTGGCGCATCATTTTGCCGCAGGCGCTGGTCAACATGTTGCCGTCCTGGGGGAACCTGATGATCGAGCTGTTGAAAGCGACGGCGCTGGTGTCGCTGATTTCCGTGGCCGATTTGATGTACGAAGCCAAGCAGATCAACGGGTCGACCTTCCTGTCGGCGCAGGTCTTTGGCGTGGCACTGATCATCTATTACGTACTGGCCCGTTTCTTTGTGACGCCCTTCATGCGTTGGCTGGAACGTTTCATGGCCCGAAAAATGGGGGCAATGTGA